A window from Balearica regulorum gibbericeps isolate bBalReg1 chromosome 1, bBalReg1.pri, whole genome shotgun sequence encodes these proteins:
- the LOC142601401 gene encoding histone H1.11L-like, protein MAETAPVAAPDVAAAAPPAPAKTTAAKKPKKAAGGSKARKPAGPSVTELITKAVSASKERKGLSLAALKKALAAGGYDVEKSNSRIKLGLKSLVSKGTLVQTKGTGASGSFRLSKKPGEVKEKAPKKRAAAAKPKKPAAKKPASAAKKPKKAVTAKKSPKKAKKPAAAAAAKKAAKSPKKATKAAKPKKAAAAAKSPAKAKAVKPKAAKPKAAKPKAAKAKKAAPKKK, encoded by the coding sequence ATGGCTGAGACCGCTCCCGTCGCCGCGCCCGATGttgccgccgccgcccctccgGCCCCGGCCAAGACTACCGCCGCCAAGAAGCCGAAGAAAGCGGCGGGCGGCTCCAAAGCCCGCAAGCCCGCGGGCCCCAGCGTCACCGAGCTGATCACCAAGGCCGTGTCCGCCTCCAAGGAGCGCAAGGGGCTCTCCCTCGCCGCGCTCAAGAAGGCGCTGGCCGCCGGCGGCTACGATGTGGAGAAGAGCAACAGCCGCATCAAGCTGGGGCTCAAGAGTCTCGTCAGCAAGGGCACCCTGGTGCAGACCAAGGGCACCGGCGCCTCCGGCTCTTTCCGTCTCAGCAAGAAGCCCGgggaagtgaaggaaaaagccCCCAAGAAGCGGGCGGCCGCAGCCAAGCCCAAGAAGCCGGCGGCTAAGAAGCCCGCCAGCGCCGCCAAGAAGCCCAAGAAGGCTGTGACAGCGAAGAAGAGCCCCAAGAAAGCCAAGaagccggcggcggcggcggcggccaaGAAAGCGGCCAAGAGCCCCAAGAAGGCGACTAAGGCTGCCAAGCCCAAGAAagcggcggcagcagcgaaGAGCCCGGCCAAGGCGAAGGCGGTGAAGCCGAAAGCAGCCAAGCCCAAGGCGGCCAAGCCCAAAGCGGCCAAGGCAAAGAAGGCGGCGcccaagaagaaataa